The window GCGCCAGATTGCACCTCGTTTTCAAACTCAACAAAGGCAATGTCGTGTCTGTTTGGTACTAATCTGACCTCCTTGAAGCCTGGGAATTGATTGAACAACATGGACAACATCATTTCGCTGGTTTCGTCAGGCAGATTGGTCAGGAACAGAATCTGGTTTGGCGGTTGTTCGGGCACTGCAGTGTTCGCCATTCCTGTGTGCTGAGGAACTCCGGAATGATAGCCGACTTGCTGAGAGTGTTTAGCCTGCTCCTTGGCACGCTTTTTCGCACGTTTCGCTTCCTCCTCTGCAGCAGGTACAACCCGCTTAGGTTTCTTTGGTCGTTCAGCAAACGTGCCCTTTCTCTTAGCTATTAGATCACTGTCCGTTTTCGCATACTGTATTCTCTattaagaaaaagaaaacaggaGGGAGGAAATTAGATAGAATATTAGTTTACTGATAAAAATTGCGTGCTAAGTTGAGCAACGATGATATTTCTAACATAAAACTGACGTTTGAGGATTCAAATCAGATCTGACTAGTTGTTCTCAC is drawn from Neodiprion fabricii isolate iyNeoFabr1 chromosome 3, iyNeoFabr1.1, whole genome shotgun sequence and contains these coding sequences:
- the LOC124179113 gene encoding U1 small nuclear ribonucleoprotein A, with product MDIRPNNTIYINNLNEKINKDELQKSLYAIFSQFGQILDIVALKTLKMRGQAFVIFKEIASATNALRSMQGFPFYDKPMRIQYAKTDSDLIAKRKGTFAERPKKPKRVVPAAEEEAKRAKKRAKEQAKHSQQVGYHSGVPQHTGMANTAVPEQPPNQILFLTNLPDETSEMMLSMLFNQFPGFKEVRLVPNRHDIAFVEFENEVQSGAAKDALQGFKITPSHAMKISFAKK